A genomic segment from Glycine soja cultivar W05 chromosome 18, ASM419377v2, whole genome shotgun sequence encodes:
- the LOC114397635 gene encoding probable WRKY transcription factor 43 has translation MESQDPPNPPPQNNPFLFTPNSMLQSPNLDPQEQLGLCDIDWGNLFSAQNSFLLNGDANDAIECASSSSFVAQNKVACEEEKGNKEKRKGGRMKKTTRVPRFAFQTRSADDILDDGYRWRKYGQKAVKNNTYPRSYYRCTHHTCNVKKQVQRLSKDTSIVVTTYEGIHNHPCEKLMETLTPLLKQIQFLASL, from the exons ATGGAAAGCCAAGACCCACCAAACCCACCACCCCAAAACAACCCCTTCCTCTTCACGCCAAATTCGATGTTGCAAAGCCCTAATTTGGACCCTCAAGAGCAATTAGGGCTATGTGACATTGACTGGGGTAACCTTTTCTCTGCTCAAAACAGCTTCTTGCTTAATGGGGATGCCAACGATGCAATTGAatgtgcttcttcttcttcttttgtggCTCAAAATAAGGTAGCTTGTGAAGAGGAAAAGGGAAACAAGGAGAAAAGGAAAGGTGGGAGGATGAAGAAAACAACACGAGTGCCAAGGTTTGCGTTTCAAACGAGAAGTGCAGATGATATTTTGGATGATGGTTATCGCTGGAGGAAATATGGTCAGAAAGCTGTGAAGAATAACACATATCCAag AAGCTACTACCGCTGCACGCATCACACGTGCAATGTGAAGAAACAAGTGCAAAGGCTATCCAAAGACACAAGCATTGTGGTGACGACTTACGAGGGAATTCACAACCACCCGTGCGAGAAGTTGATGGAAACTCTAACCCCTCTCCTCAAGCAAATACAGTTTCTTGCCAGCTTGTAA
- the LOC114394507 gene encoding desiccation protectant protein Lea14 homolog isoform X1 — protein MRVGLGVKVSLGVIGVSLIFAVLKMSQLLDKAKNYVAEKVTNMPKPEASVTDVDFKRVSRDSVEYLAKVSVSNPYSTPIPICEIKYSLKSAGKEIASGTIPDPGSLKASDTTMLDVPVKVPHSILLSLAKDIGADWDIDYQLDLDLVIDLPVIGNFTIPLSQKGEIKLPTLSDMFA, from the exons ATGCGTGTGGGTTTGGGTGTTAAGGTGTCGTTGGGTGTGATCGGTGTGAGTCTAATATTTGCAGTGCTGAAAATGTCGCAGTTGTTGGACAAAGCCAAAAACTATGTTGCGGAGAAAGTCACGAACATGCCCAAGCCCGAGGCGAGTGTCACCGACGTGGATTTCAAGCGCGTGAGCCGCGACAGCGTCGAGTACTTGGCTAAGGTCTCTGTTTCCAACCCTTATTCCACTCCCATTCCCATTTGTGAGATCAAGTACTCCCTCAAAAGTGCTGGCAA GGAGATAGCATCAGGGACAATACCTGACCCAGGGTCACTGAAGGCAAGTGACACAACAATGCTGGATGTGCCAGTGAAGGTGCCTCATAGCATATTACTGAGCTTGGCAAAGGACATTGGTGCAGATTGGGACATTGATTACCAATTGGATCTTGATCTAGTTATTGACCTTCCTGTCATTGGCAACTTCACCATTCCTCTTTCTCAGAAGGGAGAGATAAAGCTCCCAACCCTCTCTGACATGTTTGCCTGA
- the LOC114397634 gene encoding sphingoid long-chain bases kinase 2, mitochondrial-like isoform X1 — MALGRVIYVAHTVCIRSELQPMAPDRIGSSSSSRQRDLVFVVNPLGANGRTGKEWRKLVPYLRSRLGKECNICESITSGPCHAIDITREAIREGADAVIAVGGDGTLHEVVNGFFWAGKPVVSQVKESTHSTALGLIPLGTGSDFARTFGWKNDPHEAIERVARGLRSMIDVGVITGESCDHHYFINVADIHLSAKAGFYASRYKRFGNLCYVIGALQAFIGHQNQDMRIRFNDGPWETCPQVTALCIGNAKYFGGGMKITPNADPFSRNLEVVTLQNFKWYDFVFKLHKLYSGTHLSVKNVSDRSVLSIEVEDISGMGGGIYIQSDGEHLGFLPKKISVVPAAIEMIL; from the exons atggcaTTGGGAAGAGTAATATACGTTGCTCACACCGTATGTATCAGATCAGAGCTTCAACCCATGGCACCTGACCGCATTggttcttcctcttcttctcgcCAAAGGGACCTCGTTTTCGTCGTCAACCCTCTAG GTGCTAATGGGAGGACAGGTAAAGAATGGAGGAAGTTAGTTCCATATCTACGGTCTCGTCTTGGTAAAGAGTGCAAT ATATGTGAATCCATAACGTCGGGTCCTTGTCATGCTATTGACATAACAAGAGAG GCTATAAGGGAGGGGGCTGATGCTGTCATTGCTGTTGGAGGAGATGGAACTCTTCATGAG GTTGTTAATGGGTTTTTCTGGGCTGGAAAACCTGTTGTTAGTCAAGTGAAAGAGTCTACACACTCAACTGCTCTTGGT CTCATCCCCTTGGGAACTGGTTCTGATTTTGCAAGAACATTTGGGTG GAAAAATGATCCCCATGAGGCCATTGAACGTGTTGCTAgag GGTTGAGATCAATGATAGATGTCGGTGTTATCACTGGAGAGAGTTGCGACCATCATTACTTCATAAATGTCGCTGACATTCATTT GAGTGCAAAGGCGGGTTTTTATGCTTCTAGATACAAGAGATTTGGCAACCTGTGCTATGTCATTGGTGCATTGCAAGCCTTCATTGGGCATCAAAACCAGGACATGAGAATCAGG TTCAATGATGGTCCATGGGAGACATGTCCTCAAGTGACAGCCCTTTGCATTGGAAATGCAAAATACTTTGGTGGTGGCATGAAAATTACACCAAATGCTGATCCTTTCAGTAGAAATTTAGAG GTTGTAACTCTTCAGAACTTCAAGTGGTATGATTTTGTCTTCAAATTACATAAGCTATACAGTGGGACACATCTCTCAGTAAAAAATGTATCTGATAGAAG TGTACTTTCTATTGAGGTGGAGGACATATCAGGCATGGGTGGTGGTATTTATATTCAATCTGATGGGGAGCATTTGGGGTTCCTTCCAAAAAAGATTAGTGTTGTGCCTGCTGCTATTGAGATGATATTGTGA
- the LOC114397634 gene encoding sphingoid long-chain bases kinase 2, mitochondrial-like isoform X2 has protein sequence MALGRVIYVAHTVCIRSELQPMAPDRIGSSSSSRQRDLVFVVNPLGANGRTGKEWRKLVPYLRSRLGKECNICESITSGPCHAIDITREAIREGADAVIAVGGDGTLHEVVNGFFWAGKPVVSQVKESTHSTALGLIPLGTGSDFARTFGWKNDPHEAIERVARGLRSMIDVGVITGESCDHHYFINVADIHLSAKAGFYASRYKRFGNLCYVIGALQAFIGHQNQDMRIRFNDGPWETCPQVTALCIGNAKYFGGGMKITPNADPFSRNLEVVTLQNFKWYDFVFKLHKLYSGTHLSVKNVSDRRD, from the exons atggcaTTGGGAAGAGTAATATACGTTGCTCACACCGTATGTATCAGATCAGAGCTTCAACCCATGGCACCTGACCGCATTggttcttcctcttcttctcgcCAAAGGGACCTCGTTTTCGTCGTCAACCCTCTAG GTGCTAATGGGAGGACAGGTAAAGAATGGAGGAAGTTAGTTCCATATCTACGGTCTCGTCTTGGTAAAGAGTGCAAT ATATGTGAATCCATAACGTCGGGTCCTTGTCATGCTATTGACATAACAAGAGAG GCTATAAGGGAGGGGGCTGATGCTGTCATTGCTGTTGGAGGAGATGGAACTCTTCATGAG GTTGTTAATGGGTTTTTCTGGGCTGGAAAACCTGTTGTTAGTCAAGTGAAAGAGTCTACACACTCAACTGCTCTTGGT CTCATCCCCTTGGGAACTGGTTCTGATTTTGCAAGAACATTTGGGTG GAAAAATGATCCCCATGAGGCCATTGAACGTGTTGCTAgag GGTTGAGATCAATGATAGATGTCGGTGTTATCACTGGAGAGAGTTGCGACCATCATTACTTCATAAATGTCGCTGACATTCATTT GAGTGCAAAGGCGGGTTTTTATGCTTCTAGATACAAGAGATTTGGCAACCTGTGCTATGTCATTGGTGCATTGCAAGCCTTCATTGGGCATCAAAACCAGGACATGAGAATCAGG TTCAATGATGGTCCATGGGAGACATGTCCTCAAGTGACAGCCCTTTGCATTGGAAATGCAAAATACTTTGGTGGTGGCATGAAAATTACACCAAATGCTGATCCTTTCAGTAGAAATTTAGAG GTTGTAACTCTTCAGAACTTCAAGTGGTATGATTTTGTCTTCAAATTACATAAGCTATACAGTGGGACACATCTCTCAGTAAAAAATGTATCTGATAGAAG AGATTGA
- the LOC114394507 gene encoding desiccation protectant protein Lea14 homolog isoform X2 → MAELLDKAKNYVAEKVTNMPKPEASVTDVDFKRVSRDSVEYLAKVSVSNPYSTPIPICEIKYSLKSAGKEIASGTIPDPGSLKASDTTMLDVPVKVPHSILLSLAKDIGADWDIDYQLDLDLVIDLPVIGNFTIPLSQKGEIKLPTLSDMFA, encoded by the exons ATGGCGGAG TTGTTGGACAAAGCCAAAAACTATGTTGCGGAGAAAGTCACGAACATGCCCAAGCCCGAGGCGAGTGTCACCGACGTGGATTTCAAGCGCGTGAGCCGCGACAGCGTCGAGTACTTGGCTAAGGTCTCTGTTTCCAACCCTTATTCCACTCCCATTCCCATTTGTGAGATCAAGTACTCCCTCAAAAGTGCTGGCAA GGAGATAGCATCAGGGACAATACCTGACCCAGGGTCACTGAAGGCAAGTGACACAACAATGCTGGATGTGCCAGTGAAGGTGCCTCATAGCATATTACTGAGCTTGGCAAAGGACATTGGTGCAGATTGGGACATTGATTACCAATTGGATCTTGATCTAGTTATTGACCTTCCTGTCATTGGCAACTTCACCATTCCTCTTTCTCAGAAGGGAGAGATAAAGCTCCCAACCCTCTCTGACATGTTTGCCTGA
- the LOC114397632 gene encoding uncharacterized protein LOC114397632, whose protein sequence is MLLLHAPPPRFLRTLLHYNHNIHHCSRAFSSLSHFTKPYSVSNRFISHSRWSSLPPMNGEGLAAGDSSPEHVTGDWYSVPELRLRDHRFKVPLDHCRGLHSSPKITVFAREVVAVGKEEQNLPYLLYLQGGPGFECRRPTESSGWTKKVCEEFRLILMDQRGTGLSTALTVSSMSQFKSADELADFLKYFRADNIVNDAEFIRVRLVPDAGPWTILGQSYGGFCAVTYLSFAPKGLKQVLITGGIPPIGGGCTADSVYKAGFEQAILQNEKYYKRFPQDIKIVQELVNYLAEQEGGGVALPSGGFLTPRGLQTLGLSGLGSRAGFESMHYLFESVWDPTFVPGAPKRISYNFLSSFEKWLNFDTNPLYALLHESIYCQGSANKWSANSVRTAVGDKFDAIRAAREGLPVLFTGEMIFPWMFDEIHALKPFKDAAHILAEKKDWPPLYDVQVLNNNKVPVAAAVYYEDLYVNFKLAMETASQIAGIRPWITNEFMHSGLRDDGSKVIDHLLGMLNGRKPLF, encoded by the exons ATGCTGTTACTCCACGCGCCACCACCACGTTTTCTGAGAACATTGCTTCATTACAATCATAATATTCATCATTGTTCTCGCGCTTTCTCTTCACTATCTCACTTCACGAAACCCTATTCTGTTTCCAACCGTTTCATCTCGCATTCTCGCTGGAGCTCTCTCCCCCCAATGAACGGAGAAGGCCTCGCCGCCGGCGACTCCTCGCCGGAGCACGTCACTGGAGACTGGTACTCCGTGCCGGAGCTCCGGTTGCGCGATCATCGCTTCAAGGTCCCTCTCGATCACTGTCGGGGACTCCATTCTTCTCCCAAGATCACCGTTTTTGCACGTGAAGTCGTTGCAG TTGGGAAAGAAGAGCAAAACTTGCCATACTTATTATATTTGCAAGGTGGACCTGGGTTTGAGTGCCGGCGTCCTACTGAATCCAGTGGATGGACTAAAAAAGTTTGTGAAGAATTCCGTCTCATCTTAATGGATCAG CGAGGAACAGGCTTATCAACTGCCTTGACTGTGTCATCAATGTCACAATTCAAGTCTGCTGATGAATTAGctgactttttaaaatatttccgAGCTGATAATATAGTAAACGATGCAGAGTTTATTCGAGTTCGCCTTGTTCCTGATGCTGGTCCTTGGACAATATTGGGTCAG aGCTATGGTGGATTTTGTGCAGTCACGTATTTGAGTTTCGCACCAAAAGGATTGAAGCAAGTCCTTATAACTGGAGGAATTCCTCCGATTGGAGGTGGATGTACTGCAGATTCAGTGTACAAAGCAGGCTTTGAGCAAGCTATACTTCAAAATGAGAAGTACTACAAGAGGTTCCCTCAAGATATTAAAATTGTTCAAGAACTTGTTAATTATTTGGCTGAACAAGAAGGAGGAGGG GTGGCTCTTCCATCTGGTGGCTTCCTAACCCCAAGAGGGCTGCAGACTCTTGGTCTATCTGGCTTAGGATCCAGAGCTGGTTTCGAGAGCATGCACTATTT GTTTGAGAGCGTGTGGGATCCTACTTTTGTTCCGGGAGCACCAAAGAGAATAAGTTACAACTTCCTAAGTTCT tttgagaagtggttaaatTTTGATACCAATCCACTCTATGCTCTTCTACATGAATCCATCTATTGTCAG GGTTCTGCTAATAAATGGTCTGCTAATAGTGTAAGAACTGCAGTTGGAGACAAGTTTGATGCAATTAGAGCTGCCAGAGAAGGACTACCTGTACTTTTTACAGGAGAG ATGATTTTCCCATGGATGTTTGATGAGATTCATGCATTGAAACCATTCAAAGATGCAGCTCATATATTGGCAGAGAAGAAGGATTGGCCCCCATTATATGACGTTCAGGTTCTGAATAACAATAAG GTACCTGTTGCTGCAGCTGTTTACTATGAAGACTTGTACGTGAATTTTAAGCTGGCCATGGAAACAGCTTCTCAAATAGCAGGGATTAGGCCATGGATAACTAATGAGTTCATGCATTCTGGCTTGCGTGATGATGGGAGCAAAGTTATTGATCATTTGTTGGGGATGCTAAATGGAAGGAAACCTCTATTTTGA